In one Paramisgurnus dabryanus chromosome 21, PD_genome_1.1, whole genome shotgun sequence genomic region, the following are encoded:
- the LOC135765039 gene encoding uncharacterized protein isoform X2 yields the protein MFVSVRKMISIFESQKQSRPVSFPPSLSLSRTRPSDETHNSTQPGLRHIPPPTNSEPHHPPYAVNLNPRPRVAPSPAKQHLCPEKQMKSHVTLRESGSLQPTLRTRVRESWPSGAVDYYPRACRLAVSMETKESIGSKHLLHTCARNKRKDPRLDGATVSRSSVPQSVRTCPINDTKTTKTAECPSEIRGSARQTSDGNACGPLTSDKQPVVCTAPAAGSGPRTDPVSSSCRSGPFSGTDQRSLQRETRKQRLRPSDSTLLSLLLFFHSGTNSSMVAIDNKIEQAMDLVKSHLMLAVREEVEILREQIKELSERNAQLERENYILRALRDRD from the exons ATGTTCGTTAGTGTAAGGAAGATGATCTCCATTTTTGAAAGTCAAAAACAGTCACGTCCTGTGTCGTTTCCTCCATCGTTGTCTTTGTCTCGTACACGCCCCAGTGATGAAACTCATAACTCTACCCAGCCCGGACTCCGGCACATTCCTCCTCCAACAAATTCTGAGCCACACCATCCCCCTTATGCTGTAAACCTCAACCCTCGGCCTAGAGTCGCCCCTTCACCTGCCAAACAGCACCTCTGTCCTGAAAAGCAAATGAAATCACATGTAACTCTGAGAGAATCTGGTTCACTTCAACCAACTCTGCGCACCAGGGTTCGTGAATCTTGGCCGTCGGGGGCGGTCGATTACTATCCGAGGGCTTGTCGATTGGCTGTATCCATGGAAACCAAAGAGTCAATCGGCAGCAAACACCTGCTACATACGTGTGCCAGAAACAAACGCAAAGACCCTCGTTTAGATGGTGCTACAGTATCCAGATCCTCCGTCCCACAATCAGTCAGAACATGCCCCATCAATGACACAAAGACCACAAAAACCGCCGAATGTCCATCAGAAATCAGAGGGTCTGCCAGGCAAACGTCTGATGGAAACGCCTGTGGCCCTTTGACATCAGATAAGCAGCCAGTCGTGTGTACGGCTCCCGCTGCAGGCTCTGGTCCCAGAACTGACCCCGTTAGCTCATCCTGCCGGTCCGGCCCATTCAGTGGTACGGATCAGAGATCTCTTCAGAGGGAGACACGTAAACAGAGACTCCGCCCCTCTGACTCCACCCTGCTCTCCCTTCTGCTTTTCTTCCACAG TGGAACAAACAGCAGCATGGTCGCCATCGATAACAAGATAGAACAAGCAATG gaCCTGGTAAAGTCTCATCTAATGTTGGCTGTACGAGAGGAAGTGGAGATTCTGAGGGAACAGATTAAGGAGCTGTCTGAGAGAAACGCTCAGCTAGAAAGAGAAAACTACATCTTGAGAGCCCTTAGGGACAGAGACTGA
- the ppp1r35 gene encoding protein phosphatase 1 regulatory subunit 35 codes for MSLSGEPCVQIPPEPLPVTPVQTTELICPDLDLSVSLTPERPADRRHRQVRFNVNPQRESDPVVLAVIPEPRNNQSASGKPQNKENNGNEAGTAQSRLMGGESVTCDGQLMEGAELNTTLALRAGLHEMEELVFDREKAVKEKLQSSTLIKSHISTRATEGLNFPRSQHLYRALVSVSLSHEQLVSQALRDRPALAPPTSSQTNKFSSQPLEAPDLLPFYSADKMLRETPLLPGDHVSLPRPHPTPRPTNTTFHLHHLHKLWES; via the exons ATGTCACTATCAGGGGAACCTTGTGTTCAGATTCCTCCAGAACCATTACCAGTTACCCCAGTCCAGACCACAGAACTGATCTGTCCTGATCTGgacctgtctgtctctctcaccCCAGAGCGACCTGCTGACCGACGCCATCGACAG GTGCGTTTCAATGTGAATCCCCAGCGCGAGTCTGATCCAGTGGTCCTCGCGGTGATCCCAGAACCCAGAAACAACCAATCAGCATCTGGAAAACCTCAAAACAAAGAGAATAACG GTAATGAAGCTGGCACAGCGCAAAGTCGTCTAATGGGTGGAGAGTCTGTAACATGTGATGGACAGCTGATGGAGGGGGCGGAACTAAACACAACCCTGGCACTGAGGGCGGGGCTTCATGAAATGGAGGAGCTGGTGTTTGATCGCGAGAAAGCGGTTAAAGAGAAATTACAAAGCTCCACCCTCATAAAGAGTCACATCAGCACCAGAGCAACAGAAG GACTAAACTTTCCTCGCTCTCAGCACCTGTACCGGGCTTTAGTCAGCGTCAGCCTATCACACGAGCAGCTCGTCAGCCAGGCATTACGGGATAGGCCGGCACTGGCCCCGCCCACCAGCTCCCAGACCAATAAG TTCTCTTCACAGCCACTGGAGGCGCCAGATCTACTGCCATTCTACAGTGCTGACAAGATGCTCAGAGAGACCCCACTGTTGCCAGGCGACCACGTCTCTTTACCCCGCCCGCATCCTACTCCGAGACCCACCAACACCACCTTTCACCTACATCATCTGCACAAACTCTGGGAATCATGA
- the LOC135765040 gene encoding growth hormone secretagogue receptor type 1 codes for MDVLEGSGSGWCVNCGNLSDWEDWEVQSLFNHTELVVITTLCVPLLLLGLLGNALTILVVWLRPQMRSTTYLYLSSMAVSDVLILVLMPLDLYKLWHYRPWLLGDAVCKLSVFVGECCTFSSILHMTALGAERYLAVCFPLRARLLVTRGRVRMLIAGLWGVAMLSAGPVLALVGVERLEDGVSECRCTQYAQTSGLLKAMLWLSNLYFICPLTVLTLLYGLIARRLHMRAHVHRDKTHRQTLRMMVVIVLVFILCWLPFHVSRTLFSVSDSSDKLYYISQYFNLVSLVLFYVSAAVNPLLYNIMSARYRASVLALLQLTVGSTDELHHRARNSPLTASHSSTHF; via the exons ATGGATGTGTTGGAAGGTTCTGGATCTGGTTGGTGTGTAAACTGTGGAAACTTGTCTGATTGGGAAGACTGGGAAGTCCAGTCGCTCTTTAACCACACAGAGCTGGTGGTCATCACAACGCTGTGCGTTCCGCTGCTGCTGCTCGGCCTGCTGGGAAACGCGCTGACGATTCTGGTGGtgtggctccgcccacaaatgAGAAGCACCACCTACCTGTACCTGAGCAGTATGGCCGTGTCTGATGTTCTCATTTTGGTGTTGATGCCTCTGGATCTGTATAAG CTGTGGCACTATCGTCCGTGGCTGCTGGGAGATGCGGTGTGTAAACTCTCGGTGTTCGTTGGAGAATGTTGCACCTTCTCGTCCATCCTGCACATGACCGCGCTGGGGGCGGAGCGATACCTGGCCGTTTGCTTTCCTCTCCGTGCGCGCTTGCTCGTCACCAGGGGGCGTGTCCGCATGCTGATCGCTGGACTGTGGGGCGTGGCCATGCTTAGCGCAGGACCCGTGTTGGCGCTGGTGGGGGTGGAGCGTTTAGAAGACGGAGTCAGCGAATGTCGCTGCACACAGTACGCCCAGACGTCCGGCCTTCTGAAAGCCATGCTGTGGCTCTCTAATCTCTATTTCATCTGTCCTCTCACCGTTCTGACCCTCCTCTACGGTCTGATCGCTCGCCGCCTGCACATGCGTGCGCATGTCCACCGTGACAAAACGCACCGCCAGACTCTGCGCATGATGG TGGTTATCGTGCTGGTTTTCATCTTGTGTTGGCTGCCGTTTCATGTGAGTCGTACGCTGTTTTCAGTGTCGGACTCCAGTGATAAACTCTATTATATCAGTCAGTATTTTAATCTGGTATCTTTGGTGTTGTTTTATGTGAGTGCTGCTGTGAATCCACTGCTGTATAACATCATGTCCGCCCGCTACCGTGCCAGTGTCCTCGCCCTGCTGCAGTTAACGGTGGGCTCCACGGATGAGCTGCACCACCGGGCCAGAAACTCTCCGCTCACAGCCTCTCACTCCAGTACACACTTCTGA